A region of Mauremys mutica isolate MM-2020 ecotype Southern chromosome 2, ASM2049712v1, whole genome shotgun sequence DNA encodes the following proteins:
- the LOC123364775 gene encoding small nuclear ribonucleoprotein F-like: MSLPLNPKPFLNGLTGKPVMVKLKWGMEYKGYLVSVDGYMNMQLANTEEYINGALSGHLGEVLIRCNNVLYIRGVEEEEEDGEMRE, translated from the coding sequence ATGAGCTTGCCCCTGAACCCCAAGCCCTTCCTGAACGGGCTGACTGGGAAGCCGGTGATGGTGAAGCTGAAGTGGGGGATGGAGTACAAGGGCTACCTGGTGTCTGTCGACGGCTACATGAACATGCAGCTTGCAAACACAGAAGAATACATCAATGGTGCATTGTCAGGACACCTTGGTGAAGTTTTGATAAGGTGTAACAATGTCCTGTACATCAGAGGagtagaagaagaagaagaagatgggGAAATGAGAGAATAA